CGGCGACGGTCTGGTCGACGGGGATGAAGTGACTGCAGGCACCGACCCGCTCTTGAGCGACAGTGACGGGGACGGACTGAGTGACGGAGATGAAGTGCATATATACAGCACCTCCCCGCTGAACACGGACACCGATTCCGATGGATTGACCGACGATCTTGAAGTCAGCAGCTACGGCACCAATCCGAATCTGGTGGACTCCGACTACGATGGCCTTTCTGACCGTGATGAGGTTACAATTCATTTAACTGACCCGCTTCATTCGGATTCGGACGGCGATAGTTTCAGTGATTCGCTTGAAATCACCAATGGCGGAGATCCGCTTGCGAGTGATCTGTGGCGGGTGGATTATATCCGGGACAACAATGAGGTTTATGATCTGTATCCGTCAAATTCAGTACTTGATATCAGTATCGGACAGGCCGGTTTTTCCGTTTCGAATAATACCGCCTGGTTATGGCTTCAGTTGGAGCAGTCGTCTGATCTGGACTCGTGGATGACGGCCGGAGATGCTGTTTTATGGAGTATTCCGGTGGATTCAAGCAATGCGTTTTACCGGGTGCGTTCGCATCACTGATGATTAAGGAAGTGGAATGGTTACTGTTCGCGATAATATAATGGATGAAGGCCAGCTTTCGTATGAGGTTGTTACAGAGCGGGCGACGTATTTATACCAGAAACGGGGGTGCGCTTTTTCGAGTCTGCTGGATTGCGACGGGAAAGACTGGATCAGCTACCGGCCGAAGGGCGGACCCAAAGGGCATTACCGCGGGATTCCGAATATGGGCTATGAGACGTTCGGACATCCGGGCTATGAAACCGGTGAAACGACGTTGCTGGAGGAATCGAAGGAGCTGGTCCGGCTTAGATCGACAGCAGATGGCGGAGCCTGGGATGTAGAGTGGACGTTTCGGTCGACGCATGCTGAGATGCGGGCGTTGAAAATTGCATCGCCGGTCTGGCTGCTTTATGAAGGTACACCGGGTGGTAAATTCCGGCCGGATCTTCAGCAGATTCTGTTTTCTGACGGAGTGCGGAAGCCGTGTTCACAAACGCAGAAGCTGGAAACACCGGATCCCAAGTGGGTGGCATTCTGCGATCCGAAAACGAAGCGCAGTATCGCGCTGGCGTACGATGGCCCGGACCGGTTTCTGGATAAATACTGGCCGATGGGCGGCAAAGGCGGCATGACGGTGTTCGGCTTCGGCCGTACGGATGAACAGGGTTTCGGGTTTCTGATTGAATCGGTTCCATTTACCTTTTCTTTTGCGCTGGTGGAGAGTACCTCTTATGAAGAGGTTTCGGCCTATGTGGAAAACTATATGCCTGTGCGGCGCTAAAGAGGGAAACGGTTTATGGCAGTCAAAGCGGTGGATTATCTGGTTATCGGTGGCGGCATCATCGGTGTGAATATGGCGCTTCACCTGAAGCGCCGGCATCCGGGAGCGTCGATCTGTGTGGTGGATAAGGAGCCGGAACTGGGACTGCATGGGAGCGGACGGAACAGCGGGGTGTTGCATGCCGGGTTTTATTATACGGCCAACAGTCTGAAGGCGCGTTTTACCCGCGATGGAAACGCGTTGCTTAAGGATTATATACGCGAACATGAACTGCCGCTGAATGAATGCGGTAAGCTGGTGGTGGCGAAGGATGAATCGGAAATTCCCACGCTGGATGAGCTGCATAAGCGGGGGTTGGCCAATGGCGTGGAGCTGATCAAAATCACGGAAAAAGAAGCCCGGGAAATCGAGCCTCGTGTGAAGACCTGCCAGTATGCGCTGTGGAGTCCGAATACGGCAACGGGCGATCCGAAACCGGTGATGGCTCAGTTCAGAAAAGATGCCACGGAAATGGGGATCGAGTTCCAATGTTCGGAACCGTTTGTAAAATGTGATGGAAACCGGGTGTGGACCCGAACGCTGGAGTTTGACGCAGGCTATGTCGTCAATGCAGCCGGTCTCTATGCCGATCGTGTGGGTCACGCTTTCGGGTTCGGCAAAGAATATGCGATTCTCCCGTTTAAAGGGCTCTATCTGAAATCGAATGAGCCGGTCGGCAGTTTTAAAACCAACATTTATCCGGTGCCGAATCTGAATAATCCTTTTCTCGGAGTGCATGTAACGGTGACAGCGGACGGGCATCATAAAATCGGTCCGACGGCGATTCCGGCGTTCTGGCGCGAGCAGTATAAAGGAGCGGATAATTTTAAGTTCGGAGAGCTCTGCGAAACGACCAGCCTCGGCACACAGCTGATGATGAAGGCTGATTTTGATTTCCGGCGTCTCGCCCGCGAAGAACTGAAGAAATATAACCGGGCTCATCTGGTTGAACTTTCCCAGTCGCTCGCAACAGGACTTGAACGTTCAACGCTGCAGAAGTGGGGACCTTCGGGCATTCGTGCACAGTTGCTTAACCTGAAGAAAAAGAGTCTGGAAATGGACTTCCTGTTTGAGGGCGATGAAAAATCGTTTCATGTGCTTAATGCGGTTTCGCCGGGGTGGACATGCTCGATTCCATTCACGGAATATATGGTCGACGAAATGGAAAAAATGCAGGGATAAACAGAAAGGGAGCAGGAATATGAAGGCAGTCATTCTGGCGGGCGGCTATGGCACACGGATCAGTGAGGAAAGTGCAGTCCGGCCGAAACCCATGGTGGATATCGGTCCGGAGCCGATTATCTGGCATATTATGAAAACCTATGCCCATCA
This window of the Pontiella agarivorans genome carries:
- a CDS encoding binary toxin-like calcium binding domain-containing protein, encoding GDGLVDGDEVTAGTDPLLSDSDGDGLSDGDEVHIYSTSPLNTDTDSDGLTDDLEVSSYGTNPNLVDSDYDGLSDRDEVTIHLTDPLHSDSDGDSFSDSLEITNGGDPLASDLWRVDYIRDNNEVYDLYPSNSVLDISIGQAGFSVSNNTAWLWLQLEQSSDLDSWMTAGDAVLWSIPVDSSNAFYRVRSHH
- the lhgO gene encoding L-2-hydroxyglutarate oxidase; translated protein: MAVKAVDYLVIGGGIIGVNMALHLKRRHPGASICVVDKEPELGLHGSGRNSGVLHAGFYYTANSLKARFTRDGNALLKDYIREHELPLNECGKLVVAKDESEIPTLDELHKRGLANGVELIKITEKEAREIEPRVKTCQYALWSPNTATGDPKPVMAQFRKDATEMGIEFQCSEPFVKCDGNRVWTRTLEFDAGYVVNAAGLYADRVGHAFGFGKEYAILPFKGLYLKSNEPVGSFKTNIYPVPNLNNPFLGVHVTVTADGHHKIGPTAIPAFWREQYKGADNFKFGELCETTSLGTQLMMKADFDFRRLAREELKKYNRAHLVELSQSLATGLERSTLQKWGPSGIRAQLLNLKKKSLEMDFLFEGDEKSFHVLNAVSPGWTCSIPFTEYMVDEMEKMQG